GGCAAATTCCCGCGGTGTGCTCTTTTCGGAAGAAGCACAGAAGGCGACGCAGTTCATCCAATTAGCCAATCGCAATGATGTGCCGCTGGTGTTCATCCAGAACGTCACCGGCTACATGGTAGGCAAAGAGTACGAGCAGCGCGGCATCATTAAGCATGGCGCGATGATGATAAACGCCGTCTCGAACAGCACGGTGCCGCACGTCACTCTCCAAATTGGCGCCTCGTACGGTGCCGGCAATTACGGCATGTGTGGACGCGCGTACAATCCGCGATTTGTCTTCATCTGGCCCAATAGTAAAACAGCGGTGATGGGTCCGCAGCAATTGGCAGGCGTGATGTCGATTGTTGGCCGGGCAGCGGCCGCTGAAGCAGGCCGGCCTTTCGACGAAGAGTCCGACAAGATGCAGCGGGCCTTCATCGAGAATCAGATCGAAACTGAGTCGCTCGCCGCTTACACCAGCGCACGCATCTACGATGACGGCATTATCGATCCTCGCGATACGCGGACTGTGCTGGGCATCGCGCTTTCCGCCTGCCATTCCGCCGAGGTGCGGGGAACGAAACAACTGGGCGTATTTCGCATGTAATGATGAACAAGATCCTGATTGCCAACCGTGGCGAAATCGCCCGCCGTGTGATGCGGACCTGTCGCGAGATGGGCATTCCGACCGTTGCCGTATTTTCGGAACCGGATCGGGATGCGCTTTTCGTACAAGAAGCTGACGAGTCCGTGCCGCTGGGGGGCTCGTCGAGCGCGGAATCGTATTTGAATATTGAAGCACTGCTCTCTGCCGCGCAACGCACAGGCTGCGTGAGCGTACATCCGGGCTACGGCTTTTTATCGGAAAATGCCGACTTTGCCCGCCGCTGCGGCCAGACCGGCCTGGTATTCATCGGACCCACGCCCGAGACGATCGCAGCGATGGGATCGAAAATCGAGGCCAAGCGGCGAATGCAGGATTCGGGAGTGGCCGTGCTCCCGAGCATCCATGTCGCCGAGAAGACCATCGCTGAGCTGGCCCGTGAGGCTGCGGGGCTCGGTAGTGCAATTTTGGTCAAAGCGTCCGCCGGAGGTGGAGGACGCGGAATGCGCATCGTCCGTGATCTCGGCTTGCTCGGCGATGCGGTGGCCGCGGCTAAGCGCGAAGCCTTGGCGGCCTTTGGCGACGAGACCGTTTTTCTGGAGCCGTATGTCGACGCGCCGCGGCATATCGAAGTGCAAATCTTCGGCGACACGCACGGCAACATCATTCATCTTTTTGAGCGAGAATGCTCAATTCAGCGGCGGCACCAGAAGATCGTCGAGGAATCACCCTCCACCGCCCTTGACGAGCACTTACGCTCGGCGATTTGTAGCGCCGCCGTGCGGGCCGGCGAGGCCATTGGCTACGTCGGCGCCGGCACAGTCGAGTTCCTCCTGACGCCAGATCACAAGTTCTATTTCCTGGAAGTCAACACCCGCTTGCAGGTCGAACATCCCGTGACCGAAGAGATCATGGGCCTGGACCTAGTGCGCATGCAAATCCTGGTGTCGCAAGGCTTGCCACTGCCGCGCGAGGTTTGGGAAGCCAAGCCCCGCGGGCATGCGATTGAGGTGCGTCTGTACGCCGAAGATCCCGCACAAGGATTTGCGCCGTCGACCGGCACCTTGCATCGTTTTCGCATTCCTGATAGCGCCGGGGCCCGCATCGAGTCGGGCGTCACTGACGGTTCGGCTGTCAGCTCTTATTACGATCCCATGCTGGCCAAGGTTATCGTGCATGCTCCGACGCGGGCCGAAGCGGCCCAGCGGCTGGCGACCACACTGGCGCAGGCGCAGATCCACGGCCTGCGCACGAATCGCGAATTGTTGGTGCGCATCCTACGGAACACAGAATTTCTGGCCGGCGCGACGGATACACATTTTCTAGAGAGACATCCGGCCGCGGATCTAGCGGCTAGTTTGTGCAACGCGGACGCCGAGCGGTTGCACGCGGCCGCTGCCGCCCTCGCGGCACAAGCGGCGCGCCGTGCCGCGGCGCGGGTCTTGGCCCAAATCCCCTCAGGCTGGCGCAACAACCCGTCGCAACCCGAGCGGATAAGGTTTCAGGGAAATGATGGCGACATCGAAGTCAGCTATCGCTGGGCGCGGGGGCAGTTGCAATTGGCGCTCGATGGTAGGGCTTGCACAGGGGCTCGAATCGGCAAATGTACGGCCGACCAAGTGCAACTGGAAGTGGATCACATAATGCGCACGTACGAGATCCATCACGTCGATGACACTTATTTTG
This genomic window from Pirellulales bacterium contains:
- a CDS encoding biotin carboxylase N-terminal domain-containing protein; protein product: MNKILIANRGEIARRVMRTCREMGIPTVAVFSEPDRDALFVQEADESVPLGGSSSAESYLNIEALLSAAQRTGCVSVHPGYGFLSENADFARRCGQTGLVFIGPTPETIAAMGSKIEAKRRMQDSGVAVLPSIHVAEKTIAELAREAAGLGSAILVKASAGGGGRGMRIVRDLGLLGDAVAAAKREALAAFGDETVFLEPYVDAPRHIEVQIFGDTHGNIIHLFERECSIQRRHQKIVEESPSTALDEHLRSAICSAAVRAGEAIGYVGAGTVEFLLTPDHKFYFLEVNTRLQVEHPVTEEIMGLDLVRMQILVSQGLPLPREVWEAKPRGHAIEVRLYAEDPAQGFAPSTGTLHRFRIPDSAGARIESGVTDGSAVSSYYDPMLAKVIVHAPTRAEAAQRLATTLAQAQIHGLRTNRELLVRILRNTEFLAGATDTHFLERHPAADLAASLCNADAERLHAAAAALAAQAARRAAARVLAQIPSGWRNNPSQPERIRFQGNDGDIEVSYRWARGQLQLALDGRACTGARIGKCTADQVQLEVDHIMRTYEIHHVDDTYFVDSPLGSSALRELPRFPLAEDEVQPGSLMAPLPGVVDDVKVSVGDRVATGDVLLVIESMKMLYPVTAPMAGRVTELRVHKASHVEARTVLAVIEGSGE